Within the bacterium genome, the region TCGCTGAACAGCACCCCGCCCTTGATGGCCGGGTTGTTGGCCAGGATGCCCACCGCGTTGCCGTCGAGGCGGGCCAGGCCCACGATCAACTCGGGGGCGAAGTCGGGCTTCAGCTCGAAGAAGCTGTCGGCGTCCACGAGCCCGTCGATGACCCGGCGCATGTCGTAGCCCCGCGTCGCCTCCGCGGGTATCGCCGAGCCGTCGAGCAGCCGGACCGGCGGCAGCGGCTCGGTCTGTGGCGGGGGCTCGCGCCAGCAGGTCGGCAGGTAGGAGAACCACGCCCGGGCCGCCTCGATGGCCGACTCGTCGTCGGCGAAGAGGTTGTCGCCGCAGCCCGAGACGGTGGCATGCATGCGTGCGCCGCCCATCTCCTCCAGCGACACCACCTCGCCGATCACCACCTCGGCCATGCGCGGCGACCCCAGGTACATGGAGGCGTTCGCCTCCACCATGAACACCACATCACAGAACGCCGGGATGTAGGCGCCGCCCGCGGCCGAGGGCCCGAACAGGCAGCAGATCTGCGGCACCCGCCCCGACAGCCGCACCTGGTTGTAGAAGATCCGCCCCGCTCCGCGCCGGCCGGGGAACAGGTCTACCTGGTCGGTGATGCGCGCGCCCGCGGAGTCCACCAGCCAGAAGATCGGCAGCTCATTGGCCAGGGCCACCTCAGTGGCCCGGACGATCTTCTCGACAGTGCGGGCACCCCACGAGCCCGCCTTCACCGTCGGATCGTTGGCCACCGCCACAACGGGGCGCCCCTCCACGAGGCCACGTCCCGTTATCACGCCGTCGGCGGGCAGCCCTTCGGCGGTGGCGTTGGCGAGTTGCGCGTCCTCCACGAACGTGTCGGGGTCGAACAGCAATCCCAGGCGGTCCCGCACGTACAGCTTGTTCTGCCGGACCAGCTTGGCGGCGCCCGCCTCGGTGGCGCCCTCGGTGGCGGCCAGCGCCTCCGCCAGCCGCCGCGCCACGTCGCTCATCGCATCCCCCGCACGCGGCCAGCCTACGGGCGCGCCCTAATCCTCGGCCTCATCTCCCGCAGATAGGCGAGAAGCCTGCAAATGGGGATGTCGGCCCACCCCGGTGGGCTCCTCGACAGACCGTCTCGGGGAACTTCCGCCGCGTCGAACTTCGCAACCGCTCGCCGCCCTCAGCCGAGCGGTGGGAAGCGGCTGCGGGGTCCGGCCTCGGCCCAGTCCGAGTGGTTGCGGACGTACTCGTTGGCGGCGTCGCGCGCCGGGGCGTAGTCCCAGGAGTGTCGATCGCCGGCACCCATGGCCTCGTGCAGGACCCGGCGGGCGCGCTGGGAGGCAAGCACCGCCTCCCTGATCGCGGCGGCGTCCCAGCGCTGGGCCACCTCGGCGGCGAATCCGGCCGCTAGGGCGGCGTGGGCGGGATCGTCGGCCAGGTCGGTGCGCTCCAGCGGGTCGGCCTCCACGTCGTACAGCAGCGGCGGGTCGGTCTCGCAGGCGATGTATTTGTGGCGGCCGCGCCGGATCATGAACATGGGGTGCGACGTCATCTCGGCGGTGTACTCGCCGATCGTCTCGTCGACGGGGTCCTCGCCGCCGGTGGCGCTGGACCAGAGGCTGCGCCCGGCCAGCGGGACGGAGGGTTCCTCGCCGGCGCCGGCGACGTCCAGCAGGGTCGGGAACAGGTCCAGCAACGAGCAGGAGTTGGCGACGCTGCGGTTGGCCACGTCGGGACCCGCCACCACGAGCGGCACCCGCGCCGACCGCTCGTAGAAGCACATCTTGAACCAGGTGCCGCGGTCGCCCAGCATGTCGCCGTGGTCGCTGGTGGCGATGACCACGGTGCGGTCCAACTCGCCCACCTCCGCCAGCGCCGCTGTGAGCCTTCCCAGCCACGAGTCGAAGTAGCTGGTGTTGGCGTAGTAGCCGTGGCGGGCATTGCGGCATTGCGCCTCGCTGTAGCCCACGGTGTCGGCCTCGATGCCTCGGCGGATGCGCCGGACGTGCGGCTCGGGCACCGTCGGCGGATCCTCGGGCAGGTCGATTGCGTCGTGGTCGTAGAGGTCCCACCACTCCGGGCGGGCTACGTACGGGTCATGGGGGTGGATGAACGACGCCACCAGCAGGAACGGCCGCCCGTCGCCGTGGCGCACCAGGTCGTAGACGTGCCGCACCGCCGCGTGGCCGACCTCTTCGTCGTAGTCGATCTGGTAGGTGGCGAGCGCCTGTC harbors:
- a CDS encoding acyl-CoA carboxylase subunit beta, giving the protein MSDVARRLAEALAATEGATEAGAAKLVRQNKLYVRDRLGLLFDPDTFVEDAQLANATAEGLPADGVITGRGLVEGRPVVAVANDPTVKAGSWGARTVEKIVRATEVALANELPIFWLVDSAGARITDQVDLFPGRRGAGRIFYNQVRLSGRVPQICCLFGPSAAGGAYIPAFCDVVFMVEANASMYLGSPRMAEVVIGEVVSLEEMGGARMHATVSGCGDNLFADDESAIEAARAWFSYLPTCWREPPPQTEPLPPVRLLDGSAIPAEATRGYDMRRVIDGLVDADSFFELKPDFAPELIVGLARLDGNAVGILANNPAIKGGVLFSDSADKAARFIWLCDAFNVALVYLCDVPGFMIGTEVERGGIIRHGAKMITAVSEATVPQVSVIVRKAYGAGLYAMCGPAFDPDACLALPSASIAVMGPEAAVNAVFANKIAAIADPDEREAYVAAQQEAYEADVDLLRLASDLVIDAVVAPQDLREELIRRLALAAGKDRHFSHRHHGIPPV
- the betC gene encoding choline-sulfatase — its product is MVPPNILLVMADQLAPHFTGTYGHPLVRTPSLDALAERGARFDAAYCASPLCAPSRFSMLAGRPPSQIGAWDNAAEFPASVPTFVHHLRLAGYRTVLSGKMHFVGPDQLHGFGERLTTDIYPADFAWTPDWDAAAERIGKWYHNMDSLAEAGQALATYQIDYDEEVGHAAVRHVYDLVRHGDGRPFLLVASFIHPHDPYVARPEWWDLYDHDAIDLPEDPPTVPEPHVRRIRRGIEADTVGYSEAQCRNARHGYYANTSYFDSWLGRLTAALAEVGELDRTVVIATSDHGDMLGDRGTWFKMCFYERSARVPLVVAGPDVANRSVANSCSLLDLFPTLLDVAGAGEEPSVPLAGRSLWSSATGGEDPVDETIGEYTAEMTSHPMFMIRRGRHKYIACETDPPLLYDVEADPLERTDLADDPAHAALAAGFAAEVAQRWDAAAIREAVLASQRARRVLHEAMGAGDRHSWDYAPARDAANEYVRNHSDWAEAGPRSRFPPLG